caggtggttgttgttgctgattctgattcgcaggtcgtgagctcctgcaatctttaccctcatgacccatcttgaggcaccgctgaAAACGagccttgttgcactggccgttgtggtgcttgttgcaagtattgcaccttgggaggtttcctcgatatccaccctgcctttgaTTGCCCGAAGATTGTTGACCAaggctctggtagttatcagtctttcgcggctgaacctgagactgagttgtagctgaacccttgctggaatccccatcccatttccgcttgttgtcactgggagtagcggaagtagtagcatcggtagcactgatacgtttaggcagcctgttatgttccactgcctgatctgtgaggcgatgagcaagacgttgaatatcctggatattatcaaggttggCCAATGTCATTTGACTTTGGATTTCTAGTGCTAGCcttttgagatacaactcaatacgcttgataggaggatccaccatagttggacacaggatggccagctcgtttgaccgtttagtatatgcctcaacttccgaccccgtcatttttaGATGGAAGAACTCCatttccaacttgtggatgtcgtctcatgtgcagtattctcgcttgattagttccttgaaatcattccaaggggtggcgttagcagctgccaaccctaacatctgaacttgcgcattccaccaagttagcgcaatgcCTTCTAgcgtaccagtggcgtacttcaccctgcgagcctcagggcattcacacatctcaaatacggactcgagcttttcaaaccaatggaggagtccaactgctccttcagtgccactgaatgtgctaggacgacagtccatgaaattcttgaaagtgcaaacaggttgctgagcgggttgacctgttgtgtataagaacaggacaaggtttaACACAAGaattggtttaggagtgtaggatctaaagatcctagagtgagtttgcgactacagggtatacctcctgcttgtgcggctgcaagtgccgcagcaacttgttcgttaatcagagccctcaactgggcttgagtcatgttaacgcgtccactcatgatcttcatatcaaggaaacataagtgagagaggttcgcgaaaagtgtgatgacagaagagagtaagcacacaagtgttctcaagcaatagtggttatgtTTATCTaggcataccatgagcaaagttctatgtaatctagcaagtaggcaatgtaaacatgaatagcagtacctatagtgttgagtcttgcacgtggagcgaagcgtcgttgtggatcgttgagcactgtacaggatatagtctggttttaattaaaacattttccccttattaaaaccaagttctctataaccaatggctctgataccaatctgtcacacccccaaaatccaacctggaactcgagtggttttctgcgcttatcagcgtagcttttctgacggtctaTGCGTACGTGAGTAGCGGATGGGATGGCGCGTGACCAAGTGGCGACCTAGTCTGTGTAGCGAATTCCTGGTGATGCGTGCATGGCGTATGAAGAAGGCTCGTGTGGCTTGTGGATGACGTTCCAGATGAAGCAGATTGGTGGGACAACTACGGGGCGCATGCACGTGTTCTCAGCAGCTTCCAATGTACACCAGCATATCAATTTCAACGCTGTAAGTCAAAACTGATAGTCAAATGGTAACGAATCGAAATTAGAATACAAAATAAAGAGCATTGCAGACTTTCAATGCAATTTATTTTTCACCTTTGGTTCGGTCACAACTATTTCGACTCAAAATTCACTATAAAACAAAGAAGAGACCTTAGTTGAAAAATATTTGCAATAGACACAACTTATACATAATCTCCAACTCTCTTGGCATCATATCTAAACTTCACCTTCTAGGTATACCTTCGCGTTTGCAGTCTTCCTTGGAAGTAGCAACTGCTTAGCCTGTTGTATCCTGTAAACAAACGATTTTTCTTGGGAGACTAGAAATTTCTTTTAAGAGGCTCGTGTGTAATACAATCATCAGCCAAGAACTTTTTCTGTTTAGTATTTGTTCTGGTTTTGTTCTTTCACTTCAAAAAGTTCAATAATTTACTGCTTTCTTTTGTTCTATATTGTGATTTTTAATAAaagtgttttattatttttattcgCGAACTGTTTCTTACACCTGGTGCTTGTCCGTACGTCGGTTATCGTCCCTGGTGGCATGGTGCGTCACCGGACGTCGGTTCTCGTCCCTTTTGCGTCTCCGAACGAGGGGTCGATCTCTTTGCCCGTGGaggatttggaatttgtgtaTGTCGAGGGGTTGTGGGAatgaatgggattgaaaggtcatacggtttttttttttttttttttttgcaaggtATTTGTGTATTTTTCTAAATAAAGAGGAAATATATAGTTACATCAGTTTTGGTTGGAGAAATATATAATTAGTGTTTTATTTTTCTACATAAAGAGGAAATATATAGTTACATCAGTTTTGGTCGGATAAATATATAATTAGTGTTTTAAATAGGTGTTTTTATGTAATAATCTCTAAACAGTATATGCGTTTATTCCCATCTTTCTTCATGCTTCACTCACAAACTATATATACCATCATTCATCAAACCTCACATGGCTTTCCACCTAAAGTTTCTTCCATTATTCTCATACACATAAAATGCTTAAATTGGTTAAAATCGGTCTCTTGTTCTTCGGAAACTCACAGTTGCTTATTCAAGGTACAACAGTCTCAATCTACGACCAATTGTTCATTAGTTGATTTGTGTTTTTGATTAAATGTTTCATGATTTTTGCAGGTTTCATTTCGTCGGCGACCAAGACGTTTACGATCGTGAACAAGTGTGATGAGACGGTTTGGCCGGGGATTTCATCCAATGCAGGAGTCGTacctgttgaacctacaggtttcgCACTTCAAAAAGGCGAATCGAAGGCAATCCACGCCCCGCCGTCATGGGGCGGTCGTTTGTGGGGACGAACACACTGTTCGAAGGATTCCAACGGTAACTTCACCTGCGCTACTGGAGACTGTGGATCAGGAAAGATGGAATGCGCTGGCGCCGGAGCTACTCCTCCGGCTACGTTAGCTAAATTTACCATTGGCAGAGATGGGATGGATTTCTTCTATGTGAGTTTGGTGGGGGGATATAACCTCCCGATGCTGGTTTCCCCGACCGGTGGTGGGTCTGGACGTAACTGTAGCTCCGTTGGGTGTACGGTGGACTTGAAAGTCGCGTGTCCGTCGGAGTTAAAGGTGACGAGTTCTGACGGAGAAGTGGTGGCGTGTAAAAGCTCTTGTGTGGCGTTTGGGCGAAAAGAGGATTGCTGTCGCGGCGAGTATGGCTCACGCGACACTTGTAAACCTTCGTTTTACTCG
Above is a window of Helianthus annuus cultivar XRQ/B chromosome 14, HanXRQr2.0-SUNRISE, whole genome shotgun sequence DNA encoding:
- the LOC110905349 gene encoding pathogenesis-related thaumatin-like protein 3.5, which translates into the protein MLKLVKIGLLFFGNSQLLIQGFISSATKTFTIVNKCDETVWPGISSNAGVVPVEPTGFALQKGESKAIHAPPSWGGRLWGRTHCSKDSNGNFTCATGDCGSGKMECAGAGATPPATLAKFTIGRDGMDFFYVSLVGGYNLPMLVSPTGGGSGRNCSSVGCTVDLKVACPSELKVTSSDGEVVACKSSCVAFGRKEDCCRGEYGSRDTCKPSFYSQVFKTACPRASSYTYDNETSTFACAGADYQIIFCPTSTTNKKSKGEQQNPTAPQFNTDMVYEGVDTAGHSSYAPRQPTNIGATISMVAAVIVVIILAVVGGGYAIRIGNINILNGSCNQH